Genomic DNA from Theropithecus gelada isolate Dixy chromosome 1, Tgel_1.0, whole genome shotgun sequence:
ttttttttattttttatttttttgagacggagtctcgctctgtcgcccaggctggagtacagtggccggatctcagctcactgcaagctccgcctcccgggtttatgccattctcctgcctcagcctcccgagtagctgggactacaggcgcccgccacctcgcccggctagttttttgtattttttagtagagacggggtttcaccgtgttagccaggatggtctcgatctcctgacctcgtgatccgcccgtctcggcctcccaaagtgctgggattacaggcttgagccaccgcgcccggcacgaatttatttttaaaaggtatataaAAAGGGCAGATTTGGAGAAAAGGATATATTACCATAATtagacaagaaatagaaaatgtactAGAATAAAAACcccataaaaaaggaaatgctagTAGTGAAAAACCTACTCTTTCCAAAAACAAAGACACGAAAAACAATATCATGCTGGGAAGATAGAAAGGTGTGAGATTTTGCCAGCATTTAAAGAGGCTGCTAATTGCAAATCTTTCATACCAAAAATAGCCAAGTAGGAAAAGATAATTATCGGCCAATAATGGATAGATGAAAAAATagtaaactgaattcagcagTACATAAAAAGATCAAGCAAGGGTTTCCTTTAAAATGTACGAAtgagctaatattttaaaaatctattaatacAATTCATCCCTAAcaacttaaagaataaaaaaaacatATGATTATGTCAATGAATGCAGAAAAGAAACTAGTTGAAAATTTGACAGACCATTTATGATAAACTTGCAAACAAAtcaggaatagaagggaacttccttatATCTGCCAGAGATCTATAGCAAGCATCATGTTTACTGgttaataaaacatgaaaaacatttaaagtctgaaaaaagacaaaaaagtatcTGTAACTGTTAGTATTGAATATTATATTCCATAACCAAATGCAATgtgaacagaaataaataagagagataaaaatcagaacagaaaagACAAAGTTGTCAAAATGTGCAGATGATGTAATcgtcaatatatttttcttctttgtcagaAAAAAGCCTACATTCATCCTAGATTTTCTTAGCCTTTTTCCTCTAAACCCATCTTTCTTCAGATAAACACACaataaaacttatattttaaaaagtcagtcacTTTCCTGTTCATAATTTCAGtattggggttttcttttctttctcataggTTTCAATTCCATTCTATTTCTAATTTGAAAGAGCTACATATTTAAATAGCTACCAGGAGAACTATAAAGAAGAGACATTGACAAAAAAGCCCAAGATTAACTGATTATTTCAGGGTCTTGATAAGACTTGCTGCCCAATTTTAAGCCTTCCTTGACTGCTCCCTAAAGGATTTCAAACAGTCCTAATGAAGTTACACACTGGCCATTCTCAAGCAATCATAAATATGCCGTAAATTCATCTCTTGCCTGTGGGACTTTGGATCTTAATAGCTTATGAGCTCAAGTATTTCCAGTTTCTGTTGGGTAAATGTTTGATGGCCTTAAGAGAGATTATGTGGAATTGAACTGAATGCCTGGCAACTCTTCCATGCTTGTCAGTCTCTCCCAGCTTACTTGGCTCGTCAAAGACACCACAATAAActgctttcaaatatttatttctcagtatGTTGGTACTCAGAAAGGAAATCCTTTCCATTTTCTGAGTCTCTAAGAGAAAGGTACAAACTGAGCACCAGAACTAGGAATTACTGAAGAGCCCAAGTCTTAGGGTATCCTGGGGGATTTGATATCCAATTCTCTTCCAACCTTCAGAAAGGCCCATCTTGGGCTCACCTTCTAAAAGAAGAGCAAGGATGGGTCAGTTGATCGTCTAAGtgctagagagagaaagagggggcTACAGGAATTACTTCAGTAAAGGTCTTCCTTCTGATCTTCCTCAAGGAGAAGGTGCTCAGCTTTTTGTGGGTAACACACAGGGGTGGCCAGGTACTGCAAAGCAGGCAAAACTGGCTTACACTACAGGTACAGTGTTCCCAGTTTCTGCTGTATTCCATGTTCCTTGCATGCGAGAGACATTCTACGAGTATTTGCTGAAGAAATCAGTAAATGAATGAGGCATGGTTCCCACAACATTCAAATTGAAGAGGCCTCAGAGTTGGTCCTTCAGCAGTTAGGACAGAGAGACCCTGGAGTGTGAGTGATTTGTCTCACGAAGCTGCATCCTTAAACACGATTGGTTCTGAGGCCCTCCCCTTAATGCGATCATAAGGCATGAGGTCCTCTTCAACCACGGAGCAGTGCAGGACCTTATGCTGATGCAAATACTTCATTCCTGTAGGAAAAACCAAGACTGTCTAGTACTATCTGTATGATTGTTGATGAGCCACTTTTATAATGAGATCCCCAGACATCAGAGTGTTTGATTGTGCTATTGCTGCCTTGCAGACCGTCATTGTGGTTTTGGGGAGAGGGATTCCAGAGTCCTGGGAGAATGGTCCTCTTGGGCAACCAGCAATTCGGACTTAAAGGGACGGGGCAATGGAGAGGTGCAGGAGAGCCTGGTGCTGCTTTCTGTATGTTTGTTACGCCCAGATCTGACTGATCAGGGAGATAAATTAACTGAAACGTCCTGGTAGATTCTGTTTTACTTCTAGTCCTCCAATTCGGAAAATTCTCTGTGTGCTGTGTCTGCCACAGTACAATAGGAGTCCTGGAAATTCTGGTTTCAAGCCTCACTCTCCTGAATCCTGAATAAGCCTCTGTCCTGCCCAGTGATATGTAAGTCACATTTCAGGACTTGATAATGTAGGGATTCTTGTTCTGTAACTAAATGTGACCTCATGGCCCTCATCTCATAACCTCATGACCCTCATCGCTCTTTTTTATCTCCTGAGATAATTATCaagtggaaaaaatgaatatacagCTGTGTCACAAAACTTAGGAATCAAAAAGcataaatagtgaaaaaaaaaatcacccagaaAGGATAATCTGGGTATCAATCTTAAGAAATCATGGGCAAAGTTTCCAAACCCTAAATGCCTTATCCAGTGTATTCCCATTGAAATGCTGTCCAGTCTCTGCAGCCCTCAACAAACCATCTCCATCCCAGATTGTGCCACTCAGCTCTTCTTCATAGCAGTCTCTGAGATAGATATTAGCACAGTCTCCATCTTACAAGTGAAGAAATTGAGGCCTAGAGAGGTGAGAACTGTTTCCAAGGTCATATATGAGTAAGTGGGGCTTGAGTTTGATCACAGAGGTATTTAACTCCAGACTACCCTGCCCCCAATACCCACACATTTCAAAATCTAGAGTTGGAAGAGAAGTGAGTATGGAAAGTAAAGACCGGACCTTCCAATAGGGATTGAAGAAATTAATAACAACAACCATCCACgaacatgaagaaaagaaagagaggaaaaaaaaataaggggtgtgtgtgtgtgtgtgtgggtgtatgccTGGGTAGCCAAGCATACAAGTAGAACCCAGAGTTATGGCGAGTGGGGATGGGAAGGacggaagaagggagaaaagcagaaatttaatGTAGTATTTTCTTGTTATGTATCAGGAACTGCACTTGGCAATTTACATACAGTAATTCATATGATCTCCATAGCAACACtatgaagtagatattattattctattttatagatgagcaaatgGAGACAAATGAAACGAGCAAAGAAAATCAGGCTTCCCTCCATTTACACTGGGGTTAAAGCCAGATATTACTATGAacttaaatattttgttgtttctattgcTGTTGTCTTATAGTTACTAgtattttaaatctgtaaaaaACCTTCCAAGACTTTATTGTGTTTAGAGACtaaaaaacagaagcagaaactACCCTTCACACAGAACGGGGAGACTCGGGTATTAAACACGTGATATTTGGGGCTATTGGAAGAAAGCAAGACTGAAAAGAGAAGTGGCTACACACCACAGAATGTTCTAGGTCAGCACACTGGACTATCCACACGGGAGAAAAGGGGTGTCTCCTCTCACTTCCTTATTCCAGACACCGGCCACTGTGAATTTGAACCTTGAGAGAAGGCAGTGCTTTCTACGTTGACTTACCAAATGGAAGCCCTTCTGAACACAGATGGAGCAGGTTTTGAGGAGAGGAACTCCAGAGTCCTGGGACACAGGAGAATGGTCCTCTCTTGACTTCCCAGGAGTGTGCCTCACACAGCCATCTGTTCTTGGCTTGAACTCATTCACTCTTTAGGTACGTCCCTTTGCACTGGCCTTCGACAAGCAAAGTGCCATTGCTGATTTAAACCAGGTAAGTCTGAGTAGAGTTTCAGGCCTGGGCACACGTATTCAGTGTTTTCTCTGTTCTACATCTACTTCTAGTTAAACCAGTTAGGGATTTCCAATACATACAGTCTCTGACTTTATAATAGTgtgatattaaatttaaaattgtaagcaataaaaataaacaatgaaagtcacgtaacaacaacaaaaaaaagtgatatgCATACGGAAGAATTTATACTTCATGTACCTATACAACCATTTGGTTTTTCAGTTTCAGTACAATATTCAAAAATTACCTATGATATTCAACACTTCAtcataaaatagactttattttagGTGATTTTCCCAGTTGTAGGCTAATGCAAGTGTTCTGAGTACATTTAAGTTTAGCTAGGgcaagctatgatgttcagtcaggtgtattaaatgcatttttaacatgATATTTTCAACGTATGATGGGCTTATCAGGATGTAGCCTCATCATACATTGAAGGGCATCTGTACTCAGTTTTCATAATTGATTCCTGTCGACATACATATACTACATCTGTCCCCAAGTCTCAGGGCCCAGAGAACCTTGATGGGTCTTTCAGCACTTGCCCGTGTCTGAATGTTGAAAGCTTCTGAAACCCAGAGCTACACCCCATTTCTGTGCCTGCATATGGCTGATGATCATCCTGGACCAGCCCAGTGTTTCCAGCCTGGATGTTCAACATTCCCACCTCATCTCTTTCAGACTCAGATTCTCCTCAATGCCAAGGCCCAATTTCATGGCTGTGACAGAGTTTACATTTGAGGGTTTCCATTTTTGAGTGGCATCACAGACACATCTTCTTTGTGGTCTTTTTGGTCTTGTACCTTTTGACCCTTGCCAGCAATGCTATCATCTTGACAGTTATCCGCCTTAACCATCAATTTCACACACCCATGTATTTCTTCCTGAGTGTGCTGTCTATTTCTGAGACCTGTTATACTGTGGCCATCATCCCCCAAATGCTGTCCAGTCTCCTCAGTCCTCAACAAACCATCTCCATCCCAGGCTATGCCACTCAGTTCTTTTTCTATCTCACTTTTGGTGTCAATAACTGCTTCCTGCTCATGGTCATGGGGTATGACCACTATGTGGTCATCTGTAAGCCCCTACGGTATTCGGTCATCATGGGCAAAAAGGCTTGTATACAACTGGCAAGTGGATCCTGGAGCATTGGCCTGAGCACAGCTATCATTCAGGTGTCTTCTGTGTTCAGCCTTCCCTTCTGTGATGCTAATCTCATCTCCCACTTCTTTTGTGATATCCGGCCCATAATGAAGTTCGCCTGTGCAGACACTACTATCAAGGAATTTATTACTTTGCTCATCAGTCTCCGCGCCCTTGTTCTGCCCATGGTCTTGATCTTAGTCTCCTATGTCCTAATTGTCACCACCATCTCAAGATTGTATCAGCTGAGGGCCTGAGAAAGTCCTTTGCTACTTGTGCCTCACACCTCACAGTGGTCATTGTCCACTATGACTGTACCTCTTTCATCTACTTAAAACCCAAATCCCAAAATTCCCTGTAGGACAGACTTATCTCTGTGACATACACTGTTATTACTCCTCTGCTGAACCCTGTTGTATACAGCCTGAGGAACAAAGAGGTCAAGGATGCCTTGCTCAGAGCTTTGGGCAGAAAGCCTCTCTCTTAGGTGCTGGTCATTCAATAACAGTCAAAGAAAAAGAGTTTGATGAGGTGTCACAGTGAGAACAATCAGATGAGAGAAAGTATGAGAGCACCAGGTGGCTGATCTAGGCAGCATCTAGGAATCTATTCCTCTCATAGAttgaaacaaggaagaaaaatattaatgaaaaaagaaatagatagaTTTACCAAGTCAGATATATGGGTTTACCAAGCATGATGAAAATCAAATAAGATAAAGGGTGTCCAGGCACTGCACTATAATGTTAAATGTTACTTCTGTTACTCTTGGCATAAGGTATCGTAAACCAGTAGGGAGAATAGGAAGAATATATACTATCATATCACAGAAGTTTATGTAAGATGGACTTGACTTCATGAATGACACAAAGGGTACAAAAGGCCACCACCCCCTCCTGTCTGAGGATGGGACCAACTTTAGGGCACAATTCTAGATCCCTCCATTAGATCAGGCTGAAGTTATGCTCCAGCTGAGACCGTGTTCTTGCATAGTgattccccttccccatcctgcTTCTCTCATTCCCTTTCCTCTGAGGGCACTCCTTAGTCAATCACTGTAACCAAGACCTTATTTCAGACTCTGCTTCTGTGGAACCTGACCTAAGCAAGGTGGTACCTATGTCTACGGGGCAATTACTCAGACACTGCAAGTACTCTTTTTGCATCTGTTGcacttagagcagtgcctggtgcatagtagatgttaggtatttattaaaaggaagaaggaaggaaggaaagaaaaaggaaagaagactgCTGTGAGCAgctaaaatacaattaaaaggtAGCTCTTCtcccttgttttccttttattattttaacacttTCAGGCTGTTTGCCCCTCTTTGTGACATCTCCTTTTGGTACATTTATTGAATGTATCCTAGATAGTAGCCATTATTTTAAGTATgttattcatttaatcttcactataAATCTATGACATAgatattttattatccttttttatggatgaggaaactgagacctcaAATAAGTTAATTCCTCAAGGCAGAATCAGGATTTAAACACATGCAGCCCAGCCCTGATGTCTGTAGTTGCATTGTAAGCTCATGATGTTCATTTTAACCAGCTTTTTCCTCTATATAACTAAATTATACTACTCCATACTCCTAGGAAAAGGAGGAGCCTCCACCCCATTCCAAATTGTGGATTTACACATATCTCGGATCCTGTTCACGATATCTTTGGACTTTACAATCAGTCTGGAAGTTCAATAATAGTGTATTATAATACACTCCATTTCCTAAAATAGCTTGGTGCATCCCTTTTTCACTCAGCACAACCCCAAAgaggaaaataggaaagaagtTTAAAGTGGGCCAAGAACTGTTATTGTTTACCCTGAACTCCCGCTCTAAGAACCAATGACCTTGAGTAGGAGGTACTAAAACCGTATGATATTGTAGGTAGAGTACAGGCTTTGAACAGAGAGGCATACATTCCCAATCATAGATCCGCCATTACAAGCATGTGTCCTGTTATGATACTTAACCTCCCTGGTTTTTGTTTCCTATCTGCACGGCAAGGCTGACAATATCACCTCCCAGGGTTGCTGTGAGAAGTCAACAATGTTATGGACCTCTACATGGGAAGCTATCAGCGCCTTCTCCACCACCACTCTCCACAGACATTGCTCCTGGGTCACTCTGAGGTCAACATCAAGTCACTCTTGATGTGGACACAGAACCCTAGCTTTAACAATAGGATTCTCATTTGTTCTTTGTCAATAGAATTTCCTTTTACCCAGGAGGTCTTGACTTTGTAACTGGACTTCTCTTATAGTCCCTGATCCTGTGTTCTGGTAAAAGGAAACTAACTATTCTCCCAGTG
This window encodes:
- the LOC112606845 gene encoding LOW QUALITY PROTEIN: olfactory receptor 10J4 (The sequence of the model RefSeq protein was modified relative to this genomic sequence to represent the inferred CDS: inserted 3 bases in 2 codons; substituted 1 base at 1 genomic stop codon), with product MIILDQPSVSSLDVQHSHLISFRLRFSSMPRPNFMAVTEFTFEGFXIFEWHHRHIFFVVFLVLYLLTLASNAIILTVIRLNHQFHTPMYFFLSVLSISETCYTVAIIPQMLSSLLSPQQTISIPGYATQFFFYLTFGVNNCFLLMVMGYDHYVVICKPLRYSVIMGKKACIQLASGSWSIGLSTAIIQVSSVFSLPFCDANLISHFFCDIRPIMKFACADTTIKEFITLLISLRALVLPMVLILVSYVLIVTTXLKIVSAEGLRKSFATCASHLTVVIVHYDCTSFIYLKPKSQNSLXDRLISVTYTVITPLLNPVVYSLRNKEVKDALLRALGRKPLS